Below is a genomic region from Pleuronectes platessa chromosome 2, fPlePla1.1, whole genome shotgun sequence.
GGCCGGATATTGTGAAAGGCCTTTTTCCAGTATGTTAATGCCTGCTCATATTTTACCAACTGAATGATATACTCCCTGTATGCATAATCAGCAACAGCTTCAGGCTGATTGAGGACGATGCTAATGCTCCTATTTTTCAAGTTCAGCCTGATGATTCTTACCTGCTTGCCCAAGACCAACAGGAAGAGGCATTCTGAAGAGGCCACCAGAGTGCTTCAGCCTGTCCTGCAGAGACTTCTGTATGAGCTCCATGGTGAATCCCTCATGCCAGACGGGCAGCTCCAGGCCCACCATGCAGCTGATGATCctttgcttctcctcctctgtcaaaAGACCACTCTCTTGAGACACGTAAACCATGTAAGACATATCAATGTTCACTGCCTCACCATGCAGGAGAGATGGGAGAACTTTCTGTatggaaaagaaaagtttgaCAGTATTAGGATGTGGGTATTTGCTCTCAAAATCCAATGCGCAAATTAAGATGTAAAAATGTACACACAACTTCTTTTTGAGGATCAATGTGGGCTATAAGTGTCATAGTGTTGTGCTATGTCTGCCTTAAAGGATCAATTACCATCTCTAGTGCTGGACTGATTAGGTGTCCAAAGTCCACAAGTCTGTTTAGGTCATCTTCCCAAAGGTTGGGGGCAAGCTCCTCGAGCATGGTGGTGATGGCTAAACGAGTTGCCCTTGATGCAGCCTGGAGGCGGTTGTGCCCATCTATGCTTTTATCAGTCTGGAATTTAGTGTCCAGCAGCATGAGACCATGTTTCTCAAGGAGCTCAAAGAGGCCTCTGTGCTTCATCAAGGCCATCTGTAAAAGCAGCAGGCGAAACACATACAAAGCATAGTAAGTAGGTTATCTACTGAAAATGGCAAGTGTTGAATAATATTGGATATAGAGTAAAGGTTTCTGAAGATTTCCAAAGAGGTCAAAACTCCAAAACACTCACGAATATAAAACACCTTTATTTTCTTCAAACACTTTGGTCTTACAATAAAGTTTTCCTTCATACTTCAAGTGTCGcaataacagacacacacgtttttTTCCACcaatattatattttgtattaatataCAGAAAGTAATGGTATTAGCAGATGATCATTACTTTTAACATCTCCGCCAGCCCGTTGGAGATGTGCCTTCGAGGAATGGTTTGTATGAAGGACAGGTCAAGGAAGACAGCAACGGGTGGAACGTAGGCACCAAGCTTATTCTTGCAGTTTGCAAAGTTAACCCCTGTCTTTGCTCCCACACTTGCATCGATGTACGAGAGCAGGGTGGTCGGGACTCTGATGTAAGGAGTGCGTCGCCTGTAGAGCGAGGCGGCCAGGCCAACAATATCAAGGCACACTCCTCCACCCATGGCAATGATGGGCTCCTTGCGCCGGTCAAGGGAGAAGTTGTTGACCTCCTCTATGATCTTCAAGGCTATGTCCATGGATTTGTTCTCCTCAGTGGTGGGTAGAGCCAAGATCTTGTACAGGACATTGTTGGCCTCCAAGTACTCAGTCAGCTTGGAACCATAGATTTTGTAGACCTCCTGGTCAACGACTATGAAGCGTTTGAGTGGCTTGCTTGATTTTCTcatgtcctccacctgctgtGGGTCGGTGATTTGACCCAGTAGGAGTGTGTCGTTGCATGGATCCAGCAAGTTGTGAGTCTCGGTTACCTTGTAGGTGAAGACAATTGGGCTGACCACTGTCCAAGAGGTGCCCTGCTCTGTGATGCTCTCATAGCTgccacaaaacacacataaaaaaaggcATTATTATTTAATGGGGACTATATCAGCACTTTCAGAGGACAATGTTCTGTTTATGTCAATAAATTGCAGAATATTTAGGGGACACAGTGACAGTATCaggtcttgtttgtgtttgtaaaataGTTATACAAGACGAAAAAGACTGAAGCCAAAGCAATGACTTTAAAATAACTTTTGGAATCAAGCATCAGAATATTAATACTTCAAACATGaatcaatatttattaatatcaaTTAATGAGAATCCCTGTCTGAACCTAATTCTTAGATCAAGTCATCATCTAGTTAGAACACAATCTCTCAGAGATTAAATGACACTGCCTCCAAAAACTCGGTGTCCCTGCTTTGGCTAGAAGCTGAATAAACAAGGTCGTATCAGAGAGCACGGTTCATTAGAAACCACATATTGTAACACACATTTCTCAACATTAgggtttcttttgtaaaaacttGTGTGTTTAATAGGAATATACACAAAATGTAAGGAATTTTATCTTGAACTTtacagtactttttttttttttatagatatgcTGGGATAAGGGCTGTCTACCCTCAAGACAACTACATGAGCGCAAATGGCTATTTTGATTGATTAAAACAGAATCGGTTTCCCCTACAGACTTAATTTGCTTCTACTATTGAAAATATTCAGTCTCCTCTGCTACACATAAATTACAATACTTAATAATAA
It encodes:
- the eevs gene encoding 2-epi-5-epi-valiolone synthase isoform X3, producing the protein MGKVPLENAKEKKTEFSLVRVKSTWKRTRGTKDNMDRADCVSDAKIYESITEQGTSWTVVSPIVFTYKVTETHNLLDPCNDTLLLGQITDPQQVEDMRKSSKPLKRFIVVDQEVYKIYGSKLTEYLEANNVLYKILALPTTEENKSMDIALKIIEEVNNFSLDRRKEPIIAMGGGVCLDIVGLAASLYRRRTPYIRVPTTLLSYIDASVGAKTGVNFANCKNKLGAYVPPVAVFLDLSFIQTIPRRHISNGLAEMLKMALMKHRGLFELLEKHGLMLLDTKFQTDKSIDGHNRLQAASRATRLAITTMLEELAPNLWEDDLNRLVDFGHLISPALEMKVLPSLLHEEEKQRIISCMVGLELPVWHEGFTMELIQKSLQDRLKHSGGLFRMPLPVGLGQADIFNDTSYETLHRAYEKWRDELSISHCTSSIRSVKL
- the eevs gene encoding 2-epi-5-epi-valiolone synthase isoform X1, producing the protein MGKVPLENAKEKKTEFSLVRVKSTWKRTRGTKDNMDRADCVSDAKIYESITEQGTSWTVVSPIVFTYKVTETHNLLDPCNDTLLLGQITDPQQVEDMRKSSKPLKRFIVVDQEVYKIYGSKLTEYLEANNVLYKILALPTTEENKSMDIALKIIEEVNNFSLDRRKEPIIAMGGGVCLDIVGLAASLYRRRTPYIRVPTTLLSYIDASVGAKTGVNFANCKNKLGAYVPPVAVFLDLSFIQTIPRRHISNGLAEMLKMALMKHRGLFELLEKHGLMLLDTKFQTDKSIDGHNRLQAASRATRLAITTMLEELAPNLWEDDLNRLVDFGHLISPALEMKVLPSLLHGEAVNIDMSYMVYVSQESGLLTEEEKQRIISCMVGLELPVWHEGFTMELIQKSLQDRLKHSGGLFRMPLPVGLGQADIFNDTSYETLHRAYEKWRDELSISHCTSSIRSVKL
- the eevs gene encoding 2-epi-5-epi-valiolone synthase isoform X2 gives rise to the protein MGKVPLENAKEKKTEFSLVRVKSTWKRTRGTKDNMDRADCVSDAKIYESITEQGTSWTVVSPIVFTYKVTETHNLLDPCNDTLLLGQITDPQQVEDMRKSSKPLKRFIVVDQEVYKIYGSKLTEYLEANNVLYKILALPTTEENKSMDIALKIIEEVNNFSLDRRKEPIIAMGGGVCLDIVGLAASLYRRRTPYIRVPTTLLSYIDASVGAKTGVNFANCKNKLGAYVPPVAVFLDLSFIQTIPRRHISNGLAEMLKMALMKHRGLFELLEKHGLMLLDTKFQTDKSIDGHNRLQAASRATRLAITTMLEELAPNLWEDDLNRLVDFGHLISPALEMKVLPSLLHESGLLTEEEKQRIISCMVGLELPVWHEGFTMELIQKSLQDRLKHSGGLFRMPLPVGLGQADIFNDTSYETLHRAYEKWRDELSISHCTSSIRSVKL